The DNA segment AAATATTCAACACAAAACCCtaaattattttctctttttttcaagttctagttgaaGGAAAATCTAAGAGTTGAAGAACCAAGTTAGGAGCTGAGATCTTCACCAAATAAGGTAAGTATACTGCCCTCTTTCATCCTTTTTTTTCTGCTGGAAAGGAAGAGAAATTCGTTCCGTAATAGTAATAACTCAcgagacggtgatcggaagctgtgagttcgagttgttcaacttgtagtggactgttttgtgggctttTCCGTGTTACTGTTGGGTTGTCTGCTTTGCTATTGTTTTTATGGAGTTTGGGAGGAgaaagggtgtggataaacaccacataatgttGGGATGGTTGGCTGGTCGTTTGTCGTACATTTTCGGGTGTTTGACACTAGTATggttgtcgttttgtgtattaagtgattggggtgtgttgggttgttttaaggtattttgtgatggatataaggttggaaaataatgtatatatgtttttatttctGTGTTCTTGTTGTTATTGGTGTTATCTCGAATtgggaggaagtaaagattatatgggagatgctgcccattttaatataaaataagcttgtcattcgttgtgcgatagttgtacctttcatagcATAACGATAGAAATATTATCTTTGTTGTAGTATAAGGTGCGAAGAGACAAGTTCAACGTGGTTTTTGGACAGATGATGTTAAGGGATGTTAAGGCTAAATCtctccttcattttggcatgatcctataactacatgcgtttgataacgagatataaaaagttcatattcctgaatttatgtacattatcctagtctcgtaagttatagtattctctcttatcgggactttatattcagttaagcattgtctcctttcagtcaagagagcagagggtctatatatatatatagtattacagtattttcacaaCCACCAAGCTATAATCTGCGGGCAGGTCCCTATTGgacaacctctaatcagatggtaagttatatatagaGCCTACTATAGCTGAGCACCTATGAACGAGCCCAAAATGGTTGAGTTACCGAGCCttgtatggccgagcacctatgagcgagcctactacggctaagcagttacacataccgagccttatagggcccgggcaattattttacttactatattgagagagttgagtcagtatcagtaggtaagcatatcttcagataaTATTTAacttccagttgctttcagttattatattatctgttCAGTTTCACCGTTCAGTTATtctatttccttacatactcagtacattatttcatactgatgtcctttttgctggggacgctgcatttcaagcctgcaagtcctgatagacacatggatagaccttcccagtagataGATCCAAATATCagcttgattggtaagctccGCTACCccagagttaccaggtctagactttagagtccattttatatatgcaggtttgatgggtaggtcgaggccctgtcctgaCCATGATACAATTatgttatctctagaggcttgtagacaagttttgtatattttgtatatcagtagatgttcatggcagCCTTGTTGGCCTACACAATTATATATATGAGCTTTTGTGTATGTTTACCCCTTAGATGAGAGAGActttattttcagatgattcagaatatggccccgTCGATCTTGATTGGTATTGGCAGCTTACAGGTAGGCCTCGTTGGCCTAAGTTGAGGGCTACTCCTCAAGAGTTTACAGTcatagagtggtacgctcgggccgagtatggcaccgggtaCCGGCCATGCCtccctaggtttggggcgtgTCACGGAGTGACAGTGCGATTTGTGTGAAATGCTCCAATTGGCGAAGCGAACAATTTGATATATACATGGATCTGATTGGTGAAGGTGGCAGTTTGATATGTACAAGGCACTCTACTTGGTTGAGCAGATGTTTTTCTATATACCAGGCTCCAATTGGTGGGGCCGACATTTCGATATGTACAAGGTACTCCGATTGATTGAGCAGACGGTTTGCTATATACATGGTGCTCTGAATGCATCAAAGACTTGGTTCGGGGACACCTGCAATGAATTTCAAAGTTAGTCCTTAACCATATGAATAAATGAATTgaataatgaaggagatatgaggGCTCGTGAGATTGTAGTGGGTCCGTCATTGTTCCTAGTGTGCTCTAGTATCCTTCAATTCCTATTGGTCCTACGTTCAAAGAATACTTCTTAGTTGGGGGGGGGCATTGATTGTAGGCCTTGCCTTGCCCCGGATCTGGTGGATTACTTCACGAAGTTCGCTAAGTGGAAACATAGAGTCTTCTTAAAAATGTTTTGAAAATCGTTTATTTTCATGGCAAATGTCGTTGTTCCAGATTATGATATGTTTAGTAGTTCCATGTGACGCATGTATCATTTCTGGGTGATTCTACCCCGTTGATGATGATTTTTGGAGATGTCCCTGATGATGTAGCTTCTTGCCATCGCGATCATGTCCTAAATCTAAATGCATTACAAAGGCTCTCCTAGAGTTATGGCTGAACATtttcaggttgcctacgtatctgaATGGAATCAGGTCTAAATGTAGTTCGAGGATGATGAATGAATTATGTTAGAATCACCGAGCCTGACTCAGGAAGCCTATGTATCCTAATGGAATCTGGTCAAAATGTAGTTCGGTTACAATAGATGTAAAGTTGTAATGAATTGAAATGATGTGGCCGAGTCTGActcagactgcctacgtatccaaatggaataaGGCCAAAAAATAGTTCAATTACAATAGATGAATGAATCCGacgtggattgcctacgtatttcCACCAAAGGAAATCAAGTCGTGGCGCAGTTCAGAATACATACAGAATGACATTTGGGTTTTCTAATACAAAGGGGAGAGGGAGATCGGACCATTCGTGGGTTTCCTACGTATCCTACTGTGGGAagtcaggtcaggcgtagttcttTTATAACCAAACCTTAATTCTACTATCTTCAAATGTAGTATCTTTTGATTACATCTTATTTGATAGGCCTCGTGCTGACTCTGCCATCTATTTCTTCTAGGGTCAATGCTCCTCCCGAAAATACTCGATGGAACACGTAAAGACGTCGCCAGTTTGGCACAAATTTTCATTTGGCCTCATCTTGATGAGGGAATATCTTCATCAAAACCAGCTGCCCTAGTGTGAATTACCGAGGTTTCACCATTCTATTGAATGCATTGGCTATCCTATTTTGATACAGCTGACCGCAACATACTTCGTCCTTTCTCTTTTCAACGATGAGCATGAGTTGTGTTTGCCTGACTTGCATCCATTTTGCGTCGTCTAATTTGGCTTCCTGAATGACTCTCAAAGATGGTATCTGGAACTCTGCGGGTATCATAACTtctgtgccatataccaacatgtatggCAATGCCCAGTGGACGTTCTCATAGTGGTGCGATAACCTAGTAAGGCGAATacaacttctcgtgccactgcctGTAATTGCCCACTATCTTCCGTAAGATcctcttgatgtttttgttagcTGCCTCAACCACTCCATTCATTTGTGGCATGTAGGCTGTGAAATTAAGCTGGACAATTCTGAATTTCTCACAAATCTCCCTCATGATTTGTTGAGATTGGCTACATTGTCAGTTATGATTGACTCTgggatcccggatctacgtactATGTTATTACTGATGAAATCTGCCACTACTTTCTTTATGACGGCTTTGTATGTAGAGTCTTCGACctatttggtgaagtagtcgatggctaCCAGGATGAAACGATGTccgtttgatgcggcaggttcTATAGGTCCAATCACGTCTATGCCCCAAGTGGCGATCGGCCTAGGAGAACTCGTTATGTTCAGCTCATTAAGTGGAACCCGGATGCAATCCCCGTAAATTTGGCAGTAGTGACACTTATGCATGTAACAAATACTATCACTTTTCATAGTCGTCCAAAAGTATCTGGCTCTTAAAATCTTCTTGGCTAAAGTGAAACTGTTCCTCCATCTATCTCTTCCAGTAAGATTGTTGCTTCAATGGCATCTACAAACCTTAACAGACCCAAGTCCggggtcctcctatacaggacttCCCCGTTAAGGAAAAAGTGATTTGCTAGACTTCTTAGTGCTCGCTTCTGACCATTGGTGGCATTCTCTAGGTATTCTCTTACTTCGAGGAACCTTTTGATGTCGTAGTACCAAGGCTTACCATTTGTCTCTTCATCAACATGAAAACAGTACTCATGCTGATCTCGAACCTCTATCTCGATGGGGTCGATGTAATTCatatctggatgctggatcatagatgacaaggttgCAAGAGCATCAACAAACTCATAATGGATTATGGGAACATGTTTGAACTTGATCTTGGTGAACTTCTTACACAACTCTTTCACGCAATGCAAGTATGGAAGGATCTTGACATTCTTGATGGTCCATTCACCCTGAACTTGGTGTATCAGTAAATCAGAATATCCTATGAAAAATAGTTTCttgatgttcatgtcgactgccatctTGATTCAAAGGATACATACTTCATATTCCTCCATATTATCTGTGCAAGGGATTCTTATCCTGGCCGAAGTCGGGTAATGCTAACCTTATCTTTGCCGGTTCATCAAAAAGTATTCTCCACCCCGGGTGTGACTCTGCAATGTCCTCTCCTGCGAACAACACTTCTTCGTATGGGAAGTATGTGGTGAGTGGCACGTAATCCTTGTCTACCGGGTTCTCTGCAAGATGATCgtccaatgcttgtcccttgatagCTTTCTGTGTCAGATACACAATATCGAATTTCCTGAGAAGAATCTGCCATTTGGCCAACTTTCCTCTAGGCATCGGCTTGTGGAAAATGTACTTAAGCGAATCGAGTTGGGATATTATATATGTGGTATATGTTGATAGGTAGTGCCTTAACTTCTTAGCGGTCCAGGTAAAGCACAGCAGGTCGGTTCTAACAAGGTGTATCTAGTTTCATACagtgtaaacttcttgctcaggTAATAGATAACTTGCTCCCTCTTTCCAGTCTCATCGTATTGTCCCAACACGTATCCGAATGCATTATCCAAAACGGACAAGTATAGTAACAACGTCTTTCTCGGTTCAAGAGGAACTAATACTGGTAGATtcgacaaatactccttgatccTGTCAAAAGCTTTATGACATTATTCCGTCCACTTGTAGCAACATCTTtattcaacaacttgaaaataggttCACAAATTACTGTTGACTAGGctatgaacctgctgatgtaatttcaTCTATCGAGGAAGCTCATTATATCCTTCTTGCTTATGGGTGGTGGCAAGTCTTGAATGGCCTTGATCTTTTAAGGGTCCAATTCTATCTCTTTCCCGCTGACAATGAAACCTAACAGTTTTCCTGTGGGGACTCCGAATGCACACTTcataggattcaacttcaaactgtacCTCCGCAAATGTTCGAAGAAATTCCTTAAGTCACTAAGATGATCCACACTTTTCcgagacttgatgatgatgtcatccacatatacctcaatttctttgtggacCATGTCATGAAAGAGGGTCGTAATGGCCCTCAcgtaagtagcaccagcattcttgagaccaaatggcatgaccctataagAATAAACCCCCCATGGCATGGTCAATGTTGTTTTCTCTATGTCTTTTTCGTGCATCAGAATTTGGTGGTATCCGGCGAAACAATCCACGAacgattgcaactcatgcttcaCGCAGTTGTCGATAAGGATATGAATATTTGGTAGAGGAAAATCATCCTTTGGACTGGttttgttgagatctcgatagtCCACACATATCCTAATATTTCcctccttctttggtactggtacGATGTttgccaaccatgtaggataatTGTTGACTCTCACCACATTCGCCTCTATCATCTTGGTGACTTTTTCTTTTATACTTAGACTCAAATCCGGCTTGAATTTTTAGGTTTCTGCTTGACTGGTGGTCTAGCAAGATCGGTGGGCAATCGATGTGTGACGATGTCAGTACATTATCTAGGTATGTCGTGATACGACAAAGTGAATAAATCGATGTATTGTTGGAGGAGCTCTACTAATTCTTTCTTCTGTTTCGCCTTCAGATGGGTGCTAATTTGAATTTCTTTCACATCTTCTTTACTTCCTAGTACATTATCTAGGTATGTCGTGATACGACCAAGTGAATAAATCGATGTATTGTTGGAGGAGCTCTACTAAATTTTTCTTCTGTGCCGTCTTCAGATGGGTGCTAATTTGAATTTCTTTCACATCTTCTTTACTCCCCAAGTTGATTACTTCAGTCTCTTCATGGGTGCTATTTAATCATTATTGCCTCATATTCTAGTACTTTTAATCATATcttgagtattaattatattactttatgcttaatattatattttaattgtgtAGGAATAAAGCGATATGAAGATGAAGAGATTTGGAGCAAAACTGAATACAACgcggaagaaaaaaagaaggaaaataaaagaataaataaaggAGGATAAAGGGGGGGGGGACACCTTTTGGGATTTGTCCCCCCAAGTGGAAgacaaaaataagaaagaaacaaTTCAAGGAAAAGAGTTGAATTCGCAAAAACTTACTGCTTTCTGCGCCAGGGCCAGCACGAGGTGCTGCCCTCGACGCTGGAGGCAGGATTATTTTTCCAATATCGtctgggacaaggttatttcggtccTACACGGTCCTAACTCatataaaaggggttctaaatCTAATTTGGAGGGGATCGaacatactttgaaggagaattcacgtggaggaacacacaccacgcttggaggaggctttcaactagtttttcttctcttctcttcctttaatttcatagttcattagttctagagttttgggtgctacatgaacgttgtagtttgaagcttgaattgttcttattattttattatattagtttattttttcaatcttgcgcttaattatttaattgcttgatcaccaattgaatactatctacgaatctaggattgaaatTGGGAGatggaattctagattgcatataagattgagtagagcaagatcttgaacTCGAGCATCGGGAACATATTttcggttaggataggaatatacatAATCACCTCGCTTAGTTATTATACGGGAATTATTAATGCATTCTtattaatcctaattccataggaatataggcgttaggttagcttgaataggcgagtagtattttgagagaaggctacgagcaatattaaatctgtcaatcaataaactcgataaattaattagacgatttaagtaAAAAACTCAACAGGATTGTTatctaacccatagctctagaatattgtCTCTTATTGAATTCGTCTCGAATATTGCCAACttgtttctttaatttcttcgtttgctactctagattagttgtagttaaatattcatactttaggaaTCTCTTGAA comes from the Nicotiana tabacum cultivar K326 chromosome 14, ASM71507v2, whole genome shotgun sequence genome and includes:
- the LOC142168972 gene encoding uncharacterized protein LOC142168972; amino-acid sequence: MAVDMNIKKLFFIGYSDLLIHQVQGEWTIKNVKILPYLHCVKELCKKFTKIKFKHVPIIHYEFVDALATLSSMIQHPDMNYIDPIEIEVRDQHEYCFHVDEETNGKPWYYDIKRFLEVREYLENATNGQKRALRSLANHFFLNGEVLYRRTPDLGLLRFVDAIEATILLEEIDGGTVSL